The sequence TCTGTGGCGGCAGCTGTTACACCGAAGGCGAAGACTATTGGGAACTTTTGAACGATGCCCGCGCTTACTATCCAGTTGGTCGTTTTGTGACGGGGGCGACGGCGCTCGTGCGTTACCGTCCGGGTGAAGTGTACCGCTTCGACTATTTTTCGCATGGCGGCGTGAATTCTTATCGTGGCCGTTATGGCGATTCAAAGCGCCTGGGCGTACACGAAGCCTTGCTCAACCTCGAAGAACGCTTTATTCTGTTGGATCGTCAGCCGGCGAGTATCGCGGGCGTGAATTTCTTCTATGGAGTGCAATTGGTGGCGGGTCTCGACGGAAGCCTTATTTGGAATTCGGGGCGCCCCGGTTGGGATGATTACGAAGGTGCCGTCTATGGCGGTATTCATCTGGTGGTTCCCGCTGTTGACCGTCTGCGTTTTGAAGTGGGATACAGCCCCGACAGGGGAGAACCTAAATACTTCTTTGGCATGATAGAAAAGGTGTCTACGTCGCGCTGGCGTGGCAGATAACCAATTCCGACGTAAATAAAGTAAACAACCCTTTACAAATTTTGGATAAATACTAAATTAGGACTCATATTTATAATAAAAAGGTAATATGGGCTCAGCGTGGGCCTTTTGGAGTATAAATGGCAATTAACTATCTAGACCTTCCTATCGGTAAGAAGTACCCTTATGAAGTAGATTGTGTCGTCGAAATCGGCAAAGACACGAACCTCAAGTATGAATATGACGAACGCCTGCACGTGTTCCGTCTGGACCGCTGCTTGCTCAGCTCCATGAGCTATCCTTGTACTTACGGCTTTATTCCCAGCACTAAGGCTGACGATGGCGACGCTATCGATATGCTGATTTATAGCCCCGCCTCCATGATGACGGGTACGGTTTGCACCTGCCGCGTCATTGGTGCGCTTGACATGACCGATGGCGGTCGCAAGGACTATAAGGTTTTGGGCGTTCCGGTTTTCAACCCGCGCCCCATCAGGGACATCACCGACGTGGACCAGATGTTCCTGCGCATTACGCGTAACTTTTTCCAGAACTACAAGGAACTGGAAGGTAAGGATGTGCAGATTGGTGAATGGCAGAACGCCGACTTCGCCCGCGAAAAGGTGATTGCCGCTCACAAGGCTTATTTCCAGATGCAGGTGCAAGTTCCTGAAACTTGCTACCAGGAACCGGAAAGCCTCGACCACCTTCCGCCTGACGAATTGATTTAAAAAAACGCCGCTTTTTAGCGGCGTCTTTCAATTAAAAGCATCTTACTTTCACCGGCAGTGCGTCGGTGATTTTTGTTTTGACGCTTTCCAGGAATTCCTTGGGCAGAGGTTCTACTCCCTTAAGCAAGGTGTCGCGGATAACCGTGTACAGCTGGACTTCAACAAGGTGGTCCGGATTTGCGGAATGGATGGCGGCCAAATTTTCGATGTAGCGTTCGATTTCCTGTTCGCTCGGAATTTCGCCTTGCAAATCGCAGAGCATGGTCTGGATGCAGAGCGGGTAAAGGTTGATGGCCTTGGTTAGGTTGTCTAGAATCTTGGCCAAGTGCAGGGGAGAACGATTCACCTTCTTGAACCATTCTTCGGTGCCGGCGTCAAGCTTTGCCCAAATTTCACCATTGCTTTCGAGCAATTGGGCAAGCCCCTGTTGAACGGATTCCGCTTCAATGTGACTTGCGTTGGTGATCAGGCGTAATTTAAAGTCACCGAGTTTAGGGGCGAATTCCTTTTGGATTTCACGCATGCGGCGGCAAACTTCGGGGAATTCCTTGACGATGGTGGATTCTCCGTCGCCCGAAAGGCAAATATCCTTCAAAAGCTTGTTTTGCTCAGGAACATTCTTGTAGGCGTCGCATTTGGCAAATTCGCCAGAGGCGTAATAGGCGAGGAATGCACGGAGTTCGCGTTCCACAGCGTCAATATCGACGGGAATGCGCTTGTGGCCTTCTTGCGGGCCGCTCTGGCAGTAGGCACAGGAAAAGGAACAGTGGTGATCCGGATTCAAATTGACGCCTAAAGAAAGCCCGCCTGCGCGGCGGCTAATCACTGGGTACACCCAAGTGTTGTTTTCCCATTCGCGGGGGTGGCTGCTCCACGCAGCGATTAATGCTTTTTCCTGTTCATTCATGCCGCCAAATATAGTAATCCGAGTTATAGTCTGTACCTATATGCCGTTAGAGCGAAAAATTAGAACGTCCAACTGTCTACCGCCTACTTCCTACTTCCTACTTTTTACTACTTTTCCTACATGCAATTTGTATTAAAGTCCGCTTTGATTGCGCTTACGCTTGTCGGAGTTGCTTTTGCCGACGGCATTAAACCCGAGGCTTTGGCGAAAGATGGCGCTATCACTCGAGATAGGCATCTCACCGAGATCCGCGATGTGATGCGTGGTGGCCGTGGCGGTCACATCGACTTCGGTTTTTACTATACGCCGAGTCGTGAACAGCTGCCTCTTGAAAGTGAGTACGGTGAACACGACGGCTTTGCGTTCAATCAGCATTTTGCGGGCTTTGGCGCCGGTGAAGTCGCCAAGAACCGCCACATGGGTGCGCTCCTTTGGTTTGACCGCTCCGGTTGGGATGGCGAAGACTTTCTCCTGCTTCCGCACTATGGTGATTTCGGTATCCAGCGCTCCATTGTCACATGGGGTTTGACCTTTACCGATGCCAAGATGGATTGGACGTTTGCGGCAGGTATGCAGCACCAAAATTTGGAACACCGCGGCAAGATTTACCCTTACGAAAAGGATTCCCTAGCTTATAGTTGGGCTCACTTGCGCTTTAGCAAATTCAGTGCCCAGGCCAATTTCTTCCGTACGGACTGGCGCTTGTTCCGGTTCTCGCTGGATTTGGAAAGCCGCTCTATTTACGGAGGCAAAAAGTCGGGACCGTTGACTTATTTGCCGAACGTATCGCTTGCCATGTACAATGAGGACGACGAGAGCGATGTTGATTCCATGCGCGTCACTTGGGAACAGAACTTGTATGCCCAGCAGCTTTATGCCGAAGTCGCGATTGACTTGAACGATACCTGGTTCCACAGTGCGGCTCTCAAGTTTTATCCGGATCCGTCCCGCATGATCGGTTTTGAAGCGACTTGCTTGAACCGTGTCAAAAAGAAACGCATTTCCGATGACTTGGTTGAAGAAGAAAGCGACTTGTTGTGGGGTGGTGCAATTGACTTGCTGTTTGCCCGCTTCGCCTACAATGCCGCTTACGATTACGACAACTTCTTTGGCGCGAAGGGCACCTTCCTTGTGGAATTCAAGTTTAACTTGACGACTGTTGATGGCTGGCTGTTCAACCGCGGTGCTGCCCGTAGCGCACCGATGGAAACCGATATTATCAAGCAGTCCGATAAAAAGTCAAGCTCCAACGAAATTACTCCGATAGGTTCTGGTAAAGGCGCTCCCAAGACGATTGAAGCCAAGGGAATCCGCTACGAAAAGACTCAACCTGCAGCAAGTACAGAAGGAGGTAACTAATGAAGGCGGCAATGAAAAAAGTGTCTTTGCTTGCAGGAATGGTTTCTTGCTGTGCTATGCTTTCGGGGTGTCTGACGCATTGGTTTGTGGATTCTACCACAAGACTCCAGGTTGAGAACGGAACTAGTCAGACGATAGTTGAAATCGGTATCGTTTCTGAAGACGGATCTGCCTACAGAATCTGGATTCAGGATACGATTCCCGCTGGCGAAAAGAGCCGCGTGTACGAAGCGGATTGGGTCGGAACCTTCACGATGCAAATCAAGACGACGGAATCTTCGTACAGGTTCGACAATATCGAATTGGAAGGCGGAAGCGAGTACATGGTGCTTACGGATAGCACCGACGGCTTGCACTACAGATTCCGCTAATTAAGTGGTCGGTTAGGCGACTTTAGATTCGCAGATTTTTTCAAATTCGTCGACGGTCATGGGCTTTGCAAAGAAGTAGCCTTGGAACAGGTTACAGCCCATTTGGCTCAGCATATTGTACTGGTCTTCGGTTTCTACGCCTTCGGTAAGGGAATAAAGTCCCAAATCGCCAGAAAGCTTTAGAACGTTGCGCAGAATGATTTCTGCCTTTTGGCTGTTCTTGGAACTGCTGAGGAACTTCATGTCGATTTTCAGAACGTCAAGCGGCATGTCCTTGAGCTGGTTCAGCGAAGAATAACCGCTGCCGAAGTCGTCCATCTCGACGATAAATCCCGATTCGCGGAACCGATTCAGAATAGCCATGCGGCTTTCGACTTCGGTCATCATCACGGTTTCGGTGATTTCAATACGCAAACGGGAGGGCTCGATGTTGAATTCCTTGATCAGGGAATTGACTTCTGCAAAGACATCCATGAACAAGAAATCTTTCGGCGAAATATTGATAGAAATGAACAGGTTTGCTTTTTCGCCGGTCCAGGTGGAAAGTATTTCGCAGGCGCTTCGCCAAATGTACTTGTCCAGGTCGGCAATCATGCCGTTTCTTTCGAAAGTAGGGATGAAGGTTTCAGGCTGTAAGAAGCCTTCTTTGGGGTGATCCCAGCGGATAAGCGCTTCTGCCCCGATAATGTGCCCTTCCTTGTCGACAATGGGTTGCAGGTAGGGCCGTACCTGTTTTTCTTCGATGGCTTTTTCGATCTGGGCAGAAATCATCTGGTCCCACATGACCTGTTTGCGCATCTTGTTGTCGTAAAAGGCGATGTGCTTGTTGTATTCGTTCTTGACGGAGGTCAATGCCAATTGGGCGCGGTCGAACATGATCGATATGCCGATATCGCGTTCGGTAATCTTGTAGATGCCCATGTGCATTAGAATGCGGTGCTCGATGGAGCCGTTGGAAATGACGTAGCGGGAAAAACGGCGTTCCAGTTGTTGCAGGTTTGCGTCTCCTGCCGGTAGG is a genomic window of Fibrobacter sp. UWT2 containing:
- a CDS encoding inorganic diphosphatase — encoded protein: MAINYLDLPIGKKYPYEVDCVVEIGKDTNLKYEYDERLHVFRLDRCLLSSMSYPCTYGFIPSTKADDGDAIDMLIYSPASMMTGTVCTCRVIGALDMTDGGRKDYKVLGVPVFNPRPIRDITDVDQMFLRITRNFFQNYKELEGKDVQIGEWQNADFAREKVIAAHKAYFQMQVQVPETCYQEPESLDHLPPDELI
- a CDS encoding bifunctional diguanylate cyclase/phosphodiesterase, translating into MFLFLATGLLVFQLFVGNYILLDLLAAALIIIAILRIEKLQQEALIAKEKVIKRQREIYNVTHDKLTGLYTKEALFQKIKDAIAKNPDVEYWIAYFDIKDFKIVNDIFGSDMGDSVLLKVASWLRENSTKEWVFGRLGGDDFGICLPAGDANLQQLERRFSRYVISNGSIEHRILMHMGIYKITERDIGISIMFDRAQLALTSVKNEYNKHIAFYDNKMRKQVMWDQMISAQIEKAIEEKQVRPYLQPIVDKEGHIIGAEALIRWDHPKEGFLQPETFIPTFERNGMIADLDKYIWRSACEILSTWTGEKANLFISINISPKDFLFMDVFAEVNSLIKEFNIEPSRLRIEITETVMMTEVESRMAILNRFRESGFIVEMDDFGSGYSSLNQLKDMPLDVLKIDMKFLSSSKNSQKAEIILRNVLKLSGDLGLYSLTEGVETEDQYNMLSQMGCNLFQGYFFAKPMTVDEFEKICESKVA